The Allorhodopirellula heiligendammensis genome includes a window with the following:
- a CDS encoding PSD1 and planctomycete cytochrome C domain-containing protein, with translation MRISKLSLNAVMTLALTWGTCATPLFSAEIDFENEILPILEDNCVFCHGEDEQESGLRLDRRVGMLKGGDSGLPAVVPGDIQKSYLLEVINHVDPDMAMPPDEDKLSEDDIRLVTRWIEQGALWPGQMDDVVEEESDHWAFQPIASEFQHDSIDGFLKARLVESGLDYSDPADPRSLIRRVSIVLTGLAPSPERTERFWQDYQQDSQNAYETLVDELLASPHYGERWAQHWLDVIRWAETNGSESNMYRKNAWMYRDYVVRAFNEDKPYDRFIHEQLAGDRLGQGDATGFLVAGPHVPAATVGQEPTSIRQARADRMDEILQTVGASVMGMTVGCARCHNHKFDPISIQDYYSLSAVFQDVEFGSRYPELSSDHPRVVRERELRQTLAHLRSEMRSQGWAWVEDWTGYEEIHFPPKQTDALRIDFDRRWLQIDELELLDVAQPQRNLLVAMADTVITDNPVTHDKAQPTARLNDGVFGTKGWRGVSPKGSDETPWLQFKFPEKTTVGTIRISSNREDFLQTDYLEGMNKRTYGDFTIQLPDQEGAWKAFASTAAMRERSKSNEDRQNLQDQIQNVIEELLIQGPQPAFLAEFVEPVSTFVLSRGSPESPRDQVYAAAPRLLDGQLNVRPDSPGPQRREALADLLTNPSNPLTARVVANRMWHNVFGVGIVSTPSDFGRAGAPPSHPKLLDWLAAAVVESDWSLKRVVRMMVLSQAFRQSSEPREDGLAVDASAQLLWRFPPRRVEAEVIRDDVLQASGRLDRSIGGPSYRIHNVKKRYSQWEVVDNHGEQTWRRMLYQERMRRVDDRIFTAFDFPDCGQIRAKRPVSTTPLQALNLLNSDFVVEQSNLIAGRARDEAGESVSDQVRRCFELLLQRQPNDSEIAASVEFVDRQSLALLCRTLINTNEFVFLP, from the coding sequence ATGAGAATTTCTAAATTGTCACTGAACGCAGTTATGACGCTGGCATTGACGTGGGGCACATGCGCCACTCCGCTTTTCTCGGCTGAAATTGATTTCGAGAATGAGATTCTGCCGATTCTGGAGGACAACTGCGTCTTTTGCCACGGCGAGGATGAACAGGAGTCGGGTTTGAGGCTCGACCGCCGTGTTGGGATGCTCAAAGGGGGTGATTCTGGCTTGCCAGCGGTGGTCCCCGGCGACATCCAAAAAAGCTATCTCCTCGAGGTAATCAACCATGTTGACCCTGACATGGCGATGCCGCCTGATGAAGATAAATTGTCAGAGGATGATATCAGGCTGGTCACTCGCTGGATCGAGCAAGGCGCCCTCTGGCCAGGTCAGATGGATGACGTGGTGGAGGAAGAGAGTGACCATTGGGCGTTCCAACCCATCGCGTCAGAGTTCCAGCATGATTCCATCGATGGATTTCTGAAAGCGAGATTGGTGGAAAGCGGCCTGGATTATTCCGACCCCGCGGATCCACGGTCACTGATTCGAAGGGTTAGCATCGTGCTAACTGGGTTGGCACCCAGTCCCGAGCGCACTGAGCGGTTCTGGCAAGACTATCAGCAGGACTCGCAAAATGCCTACGAGACGCTTGTCGATGAGCTACTCGCCTCTCCGCATTATGGCGAACGCTGGGCACAGCACTGGTTGGACGTCATCCGCTGGGCGGAAACCAATGGCAGTGAAAGTAACATGTACCGTAAGAACGCGTGGATGTATCGAGATTACGTTGTCCGGGCGTTCAATGAGGACAAACCCTACGACAGATTCATTCACGAGCAACTCGCCGGCGACCGACTCGGTCAAGGCGATGCCACCGGATTCCTCGTGGCAGGCCCACACGTGCCGGCAGCGACCGTGGGTCAGGAACCGACCTCGATCCGGCAAGCCCGCGCCGATCGGATGGATGAGATTTTACAAACGGTCGGTGCCTCGGTGATGGGCATGACCGTCGGCTGCGCCCGCTGCCACAACCACAAGTTCGATCCGATTTCCATTCAAGACTACTATTCATTGTCGGCCGTATTCCAGGACGTCGAGTTCGGTAGCCGGTATCCTGAGTTAAGCAGTGATCATCCTCGCGTGGTCCGCGAACGAGAACTTCGCCAGACGCTCGCACACCTGCGAAGCGAAATGCGTTCGCAGGGCTGGGCGTGGGTGGAAGACTGGACAGGCTATGAGGAAATCCATTTCCCACCCAAACAGACCGACGCGTTGCGTATCGATTTCGATCGACGATGGTTGCAGATCGATGAACTGGAGCTACTCGATGTCGCCCAACCGCAGAGGAATCTGCTGGTCGCAATGGCTGACACGGTGATCACCGACAACCCAGTGACCCATGACAAAGCCCAGCCAACGGCGCGTCTGAATGATGGTGTCTTCGGGACCAAGGGATGGAGAGGTGTCAGCCCGAAAGGAAGCGATGAGACGCCTTGGCTTCAATTTAAGTTCCCTGAAAAGACTACTGTCGGTACGATCCGGATCAGTTCCAACCGCGAAGATTTTTTGCAAACCGATTATCTGGAGGGCATGAACAAACGAACCTATGGCGACTTCACGATTCAGCTGCCCGATCAGGAAGGCGCATGGAAGGCCTTTGCATCGACCGCCGCGATGAGAGAGAGATCGAAAAGCAACGAAGACCGGCAGAACTTGCAGGATCAAATCCAAAACGTAATCGAGGAATTGCTGATCCAAGGTCCGCAGCCCGCGTTCTTGGCAGAGTTCGTCGAGCCGGTATCAACCTTCGTACTCTCTCGTGGGAGCCCCGAAAGCCCACGTGACCAAGTTTACGCCGCAGCGCCGCGATTGCTTGACGGACAATTGAATGTTCGTCCAGATAGCCCAGGGCCGCAACGTCGCGAAGCGCTCGCCGACTTGCTGACCAACCCCAGTAATCCGCTGACCGCCCGAGTTGTTGCCAATCGTATGTGGCATAACGTGTTCGGCGTGGGCATCGTGTCCACACCGAGTGACTTCGGTCGCGCGGGTGCACCTCCGTCCCATCCGAAATTGCTCGACTGGTTGGCCGCTGCAGTTGTTGAGTCGGATTGGTCGTTGAAACGCGTCGTCCGTATGATGGTTTTGTCGCAAGCGTTTCGGCAATCGAGCGAACCGCGTGAGGATGGTCTGGCCGTCGATGCGTCCGCCCAACTGCTGTGGAGATTCCCGCCGCGACGCGTCGAAGCCGAGGTCATTCGTGACGACGTCTTACAAGCCTCTGGGCGACTGGATCGTTCCATAGGCGGCCCGAGCTACCGGATTCACAACGTGAAAAAGCGTTACTCGCAATGGGAGGTCGTTGACAACCATGGTGAACAGACCTGGCGACGGATGCTCTATCAGGAACGAATGCGGCGCGTCGACGATCGCATCTTCACTGCATTTGATTTTCCTGACTGTGGACAGATCCGTGCCAAGCGTCCTGTTTCGACCACGCCACTGCAAGCATTGAATCTGTTGAACAGTGATTTCGTCGTCGAGCAGTCGAATTTGATAGCAGGCCGCGCCCGCGACGAAGCTGGCGAATCGGTTTCCGATCAAGTGAGACGGTGCTTTGAATTGCTGCTGCAGCGCCAGCCGAATGATTCAGAAATTGCCGCCTCAGTGGAATTTGTCGATCGACAAAGCCTGGCGCTGCTCTGTCGAACCTTGATCAATACCAACGAATTCGTCTTCTTGCCTTAA
- a CDS encoding sulfatase encodes MERLHFLSLLILLGLAGQTPCSAQQAGRDGVSQGSRQSTEETGAGVQTANQSDTKQPNVLFIAIDDLRPELGCYGSEIAVSPHLNELAETGLLFNRAYCQQAICRPSRASLMTGARPETTGLFHNYVSLRELQPNIVTLPQHFIANGYETAYCGKIFHHGDEDEAHSWSRDPVKRIKGIEKPKGAFALPENIKARNEDFQRMLSKYGEAARRGLASEPAYESADVPDHAYVDGYNTLLAIETLHEMVEQGDKPFFLAMGFTKPHLNWIAPKKYWDLYDADQIPMALHADAPRDGAAMGLHASFELRTRAGIPKSGPLGPELSRTLKHAYLACVSYVDAQIGKVIAALDDAGVRDNTIIVVWGDHGWHLGDMGVWGKATNYEIATRVPLMIWTPDMKVRGETSDALVELVDIYPTLCELAGISKPSHLEGHSFAPLLDDPHQSWKQAAFSQYPNPALREWAANPLSPAMRETWFGPLIQQVEQRIEKQQGTTWDRELFEQHLMGYTMRTDRYRLVVWKDHRRPDAEPLFVEVYDHHSDPLETENIASKNPGLTAELIEQCNAGWEAAK; translated from the coding sequence ATGGAACGACTTCATTTCCTTTCGTTGCTGATACTGCTCGGCTTAGCGGGACAGACGCCGTGTTCTGCACAGCAAGCTGGCCGTGATGGTGTGAGCCAAGGTTCCCGACAATCGACCGAGGAAACCGGGGCAGGCGTCCAAACGGCGAATCAGAGTGACACCAAACAGCCCAATGTTCTGTTTATCGCCATTGACGATCTGCGCCCGGAACTGGGGTGCTATGGATCTGAAATCGCGGTATCGCCGCATCTCAACGAGCTTGCCGAAACCGGCTTGCTGTTCAATCGAGCGTATTGCCAGCAAGCGATCTGTCGACCATCTCGCGCCAGTTTGATGACGGGCGCCCGTCCTGAAACCACCGGGTTGTTCCACAACTACGTCTCCCTTCGAGAGTTACAACCCAACATTGTCACGCTGCCACAGCACTTCATTGCCAACGGCTATGAGACCGCATACTGTGGCAAAATCTTCCATCATGGTGACGAAGACGAAGCCCACTCGTGGAGTCGGGATCCGGTCAAGAGAATCAAGGGCATCGAGAAACCGAAGGGAGCATTTGCGTTGCCCGAGAACATCAAGGCGCGGAACGAGGACTTCCAACGGATGTTGTCCAAGTATGGCGAAGCGGCGCGGCGGGGACTGGCGAGCGAGCCTGCCTATGAGAGTGCTGACGTCCCTGACCACGCCTATGTTGACGGATACAACACACTCCTGGCAATCGAAACACTGCACGAGATGGTTGAGCAGGGCGACAAGCCATTTTTTTTGGCAATGGGCTTTACCAAACCTCACCTGAACTGGATCGCGCCAAAGAAATATTGGGATCTCTATGATGCTGATCAGATTCCGATGGCGCTTCATGCCGACGCACCGCGTGACGGGGCGGCGATGGGATTGCATGCCTCCTTTGAACTTCGCACCCGCGCGGGAATTCCCAAGTCGGGTCCGCTCGGCCCTGAACTCTCCCGCACGCTTAAACATGCCTATCTGGCCTGCGTTAGCTACGTCGATGCACAGATCGGGAAAGTGATCGCTGCCTTGGATGACGCCGGGGTTCGCGACAACACGATCATCGTCGTGTGGGGCGACCACGGGTGGCACCTCGGAGACATGGGGGTGTGGGGCAAAGCGACCAACTATGAGATCGCGACGCGCGTTCCGTTGATGATCTGGACCCCCGATATGAAAGTTCGCGGAGAAACGTCCGACGCCCTGGTTGAGTTAGTTGATATCTACCCCACGCTATGCGAGCTGGCCGGCATATCCAAGCCAAGTCATTTAGAGGGACACAGTTTCGCACCGCTGCTCGACGATCCACACCAATCGTGGAAGCAGGCAGCATTCAGCCAGTATCCCAATCCGGCACTGCGTGAATGGGCCGCCAACCCGCTCTCTCCAGCCATGCGAGAAACCTGGTTCGGACCGCTGATTCAGCAGGTGGAACAACGGATCGAGAAGCAGCAAGGAACGACGTGGGACCGCGAGCTGTTCGAGCAGCATTTGATGGGCTACACGATGAGAACGGATCGTTATCGCCTCGTCGTCTGGAAGGACCATCGCCGCCCCGATGCGGAACCGTTGTTTGTCGAAGTGTATGACCATCATTCGGATCCTCTCGAGACTGAGAACATCGCATCGAAGAACCCCGGTTTGACCGCAGAGCTTATTGAACAGTGCAACGCCGGATGGGAGGCAGCGAAATGA
- a CDS encoding LamG-like jellyroll fold domain-containing protein, whose product MDHEIHKLIYQAIDQTITPDNLERLQDAIEGSREVRLEYLRAVHLGETLEEIATSEMHSAVSSPEQVTSSLPADLLSPSRVNHGSRGFGLKTWASAKTTQPGDTFPPGSDTGNAEPNRLATGVLGFSWGPLVIAASIVAIISCVALWSGRTNTSDQAPRVSRWESSHGRAEESLIAGHATLRRSVDVQWSDNATSFHEGDVLPNGMLQFDGGLMEIDVFCGASLIVEGPASLRFESDWEVSLVKGRLRANVPPVARGFIVKAADSEIIDLGTEFALEVGADHARVEVLDGEVELRGGPHDGDHLVTGQGEWLTGSGTEAFALHGISSGEDLRRRLQQAQSQRFAEWQRFSEELSGDRRLMAYYPSAGSKSERIIRNAASASTARNGHLVGPVEHVSGRFGAQSTGLEFDRPGSRVRTRIDGKFQAFTFFAWVKIDSLDHIYNSLFLADGYENGEPHWQIRDDGRLMFSVMVDDKQDVRVANRFDKEIVRDAGRHHVYFTDPIWDATQSGQWLQLAAVYDPQRRRVEQYVNGQQVSSEEIVDDFYIADLRIGPAEIGNWGQPFRDSPWFAVRNLNGTIDELGIFNAALDASEILHLYDQGKPLGY is encoded by the coding sequence ATGGACCACGAAATTCACAAGCTGATCTATCAGGCGATTGATCAGACCATCACGCCGGACAACCTGGAACGCTTGCAAGATGCGATCGAAGGCAGTCGTGAAGTCCGTCTGGAGTATCTACGAGCGGTGCATCTGGGTGAGACGCTGGAGGAGATCGCGACAAGTGAAATGCATTCAGCGGTGTCCTCACCCGAGCAAGTCACCAGTTCGCTTCCCGCTGATCTTTTGAGTCCCTCTCGCGTCAATCACGGTTCTCGGGGGTTTGGACTGAAAACCTGGGCCAGCGCCAAAACGACTCAGCCGGGTGACACGTTCCCGCCCGGCAGTGATACCGGGAATGCTGAGCCCAATCGCCTAGCGACAGGGGTGTTGGGGTTTTCATGGGGACCACTTGTCATCGCTGCGTCCATCGTCGCGATAATCAGTTGTGTAGCACTTTGGTCCGGGCGGACGAACACGAGCGACCAAGCACCGAGAGTCTCGCGATGGGAATCTTCGCATGGTCGGGCCGAGGAGTCGCTCATTGCCGGCCATGCTACTCTCCGTCGATCGGTCGACGTGCAGTGGTCCGACAATGCCACCTCGTTCCACGAAGGCGATGTGCTGCCCAACGGGATGTTGCAGTTTGATGGCGGCCTGATGGAGATTGATGTCTTCTGTGGTGCCTCCTTAATTGTGGAAGGTCCGGCATCCCTGCGGTTCGAGTCGGACTGGGAAGTTTCGTTGGTGAAGGGGCGATTGCGAGCCAATGTGCCTCCCGTTGCACGGGGCTTTATCGTCAAGGCGGCGGATTCTGAAATCATCGATCTGGGGACTGAGTTCGCTCTCGAGGTCGGGGCCGATCACGCTCGCGTCGAGGTACTCGATGGAGAGGTTGAATTGCGTGGTGGTCCCCACGATGGTGATCACCTGGTGACCGGACAAGGAGAGTGGCTCACTGGCTCAGGGACTGAGGCGTTCGCTTTGCATGGCATCAGCAGCGGCGAGGATCTTCGCCGGCGGTTGCAGCAGGCTCAATCCCAACGGTTTGCCGAATGGCAACGTTTTTCAGAGGAGCTCAGCGGCGATCGCCGCCTGATGGCTTACTACCCTTCGGCAGGTTCCAAGTCTGAGCGAATCATTCGCAATGCAGCCTCCGCGAGCACGGCTCGCAATGGTCATCTGGTCGGGCCGGTAGAGCATGTTTCAGGACGTTTCGGAGCACAGTCGACGGGGCTTGAGTTCGATCGGCCAGGCTCGCGGGTGAGAACTCGCATAGACGGAAAATTCCAAGCGTTCACGTTTTTCGCGTGGGTCAAGATTGACAGTCTCGACCATATCTACAACTCACTGTTTTTGGCGGACGGTTACGAGAATGGCGAGCCTCATTGGCAGATTCGAGATGACGGACGATTGATGTTCTCGGTGATGGTCGACGACAAACAGGATGTTCGCGTCGCTAACCGGTTCGACAAGGAAATTGTCCGGGATGCAGGCCGCCACCATGTTTATTTCACCGACCCTATCTGGGATGCCACCCAAAGTGGACAGTGGCTGCAGCTGGCCGCTGTCTACGATCCGCAGCGACGACGCGTCGAACAATATGTCAACGGCCAACAGGTCAGTAGCGAGGAGATCGTGGATGATTTCTACATTGCTGATCTGCGAATCGGACCAGCAGAGATTGGGAATTGGGGCCAACCGTTTCGTGATTCACCGTGGTTCGCCGTACGAAATCTAAATGGAACCATCGACGAGCTGGGGATCTTCAATGCAGCCTTGGACGCCAGCGAAATTCTCCATCTGTATGACCAAGGGAAACCGCTTGGATACTAG
- a CDS encoding sigma-70 family RNA polymerase sigma factor produces the protein MSDRDTQYNEFVILLSRHDQAIRRFVRSLLPAPEGVDDVVQETALECWKKYGEFAPQDAADSSNEFIRWACVVARYKSLSWQRDRARDRLVFRESAIECLAETAMEQLDQHESERRAVELCLGKLRAAERRLLLSVHTPGQSVAGIAAETGAQQRRLYSKVNSLRRQILECVQGRLAGDA, from the coding sequence ATGTCGGATCGAGACACCCAATACAACGAATTTGTCATCTTGCTCTCGCGGCATGACCAAGCGATTCGGCGATTCGTCCGGTCTTTGTTGCCGGCCCCCGAGGGCGTGGATGACGTCGTGCAAGAAACCGCGTTGGAATGTTGGAAGAAATACGGTGAATTTGCGCCGCAAGATGCAGCGGATTCCTCGAATGAATTCATCCGTTGGGCCTGCGTTGTCGCACGCTATAAATCGCTTAGTTGGCAACGCGATCGCGCTCGCGATCGTCTTGTGTTTCGCGAGAGTGCGATCGAATGTCTGGCCGAGACGGCCATGGAACAACTCGACCAGCACGAATCGGAGCGTCGTGCGGTCGAACTCTGCTTGGGAAAACTGCGAGCGGCGGAGCGACGGCTGCTGTTGAGTGTTCATACGCCGGGGCAATCCGTCGCTGGTATCGCAGCCGAGACCGGTGCACAGCAGCGACGGTTGTACAGCAAAGTCAATTCATTACGCCGGCAGATTCTTGAGTGTGTTCAAGGACGCTTGGCTGGAGATGCATAA
- a CDS encoding DUF1549 domain-containing protein yields the protein MLSLGFRITAVIGCLWASPGIALAVTDSAAVDFAHEVVPILKRNCTHCHGGREAKGDFSFNTRADVLDSGFVEPGDPDTSYLLELVASSDPDSQMPPADRPRMSPDEIAVLRRWIENDVNWDEDFTFEIQTYEPPLRPRTPHLPAPQEDRNHPIDRILDAYLAEQNLTRPPSVDDRVFLRRVSLDLIGLLPTREQLDAFIEDSDPNKRQRVIDQLLADRIGYADHWLTFFNDLLRNDYSGTGFITGGRTQISAWLYQSLLDNKPFDQLARELIAPPTSESQGYIDGIKWRGEVSAGQTLPIQFSQSISQSFLGINMKCASCHDSFVDHWTLKDAYGLAAIYAEETLELHRCDKPTGETAEAAWLFPELGQVDPDAPRPQRLQQLAALMTHPENGRFARTIVNRLWYCLMGRGIVHPLDSMKNEPWSEDLLDYLASDLIASGYDLKATLRRIATSAAYQSRSEVIDGRPSSDDYVFRGPRARRMTAEQFLDSIWQLTGDAPGKFDAPIVRRLADLETTDRFELTGEWIWGQLTNGTVPGNQTIVLRKEIHLPDSAIAGGAVITCDNRFELFINQKLVSKSSDWTKPQSVHLAQHLAKGNNVLEAVVTNDTDNPNPAGFFFDARVDLADETQVSIQSDGTWKYSSEVPSPRDDTLHADTIGRDTWQSVTVVSPVAAWTRVIEDQGSTLLAAAVSGSDTPMVRTSLLKNTALMKSLGRPMREQIVSMRPDTVTTLEAIDLANEPTLAGSFAIGAQRLLADSESDTDRLIQNLFLAALSRPPTVPEQGLLRASLGDQPSVADVQDAMWAVCMLPEFLTVR from the coding sequence ATGTTGAGTCTGGGTTTCCGAATTACTGCAGTCATTGGATGCCTGTGGGCATCCCCCGGAATCGCGTTGGCAGTGACAGACTCGGCGGCGGTCGACTTTGCTCATGAGGTCGTTCCGATCCTGAAACGCAATTGCACCCACTGCCACGGGGGCCGGGAAGCGAAAGGCGACTTTTCATTTAATACCCGAGCGGACGTGCTGGATTCTGGATTCGTCGAACCCGGCGACCCTGACACTTCCTATCTATTGGAATTGGTAGCGTCATCGGATCCTGATTCCCAGATGCCCCCCGCCGATCGGCCGCGAATGAGTCCAGATGAGATCGCAGTGCTGCGGCGCTGGATTGAGAATGACGTGAATTGGGACGAGGATTTCACCTTCGAGATTCAGACGTATGAGCCGCCACTACGACCGCGAACCCCACACCTCCCGGCCCCGCAAGAGGATCGGAATCATCCCATCGATCGTATTTTGGATGCTTACTTAGCTGAGCAAAATCTCACTCGACCACCATCCGTTGACGACCGTGTCTTTCTGCGGCGGGTGTCGTTGGACCTGATCGGGCTACTGCCCACCCGCGAACAGCTCGACGCCTTCATCGAGGATTCAGATCCAAACAAACGACAACGGGTCATCGATCAATTGCTGGCCGATCGGATTGGATACGCCGATCATTGGCTCACGTTCTTCAACGATTTATTGCGTAACGACTACAGCGGCACGGGATTCATTACGGGCGGTCGCACACAGATTAGCGCGTGGCTGTATCAATCGCTGCTGGACAATAAACCCTTTGATCAATTGGCCAGAGAATTGATCGCACCACCGACCTCCGAGAGTCAAGGCTACATCGACGGCATCAAGTGGCGGGGGGAAGTCAGTGCGGGCCAGACGTTGCCCATTCAGTTTTCGCAGAGCATCTCGCAATCATTCCTCGGCATCAACATGAAGTGCGCGTCGTGCCATGATAGTTTTGTCGATCATTGGACATTGAAAGATGCGTATGGTTTAGCTGCAATTTACGCGGAGGAAACTCTGGAACTGCACCGTTGTGACAAACCGACAGGCGAAACTGCAGAGGCAGCCTGGCTGTTTCCTGAGTTAGGGCAAGTCGATCCCGACGCGCCACGTCCGCAGCGACTTCAACAGCTCGCGGCGCTGATGACCCATCCAGAAAACGGGCGTTTTGCGAGAACGATTGTCAATCGCTTGTGGTACTGCCTGATGGGGCGAGGCATCGTCCATCCACTCGATTCGATGAAGAACGAACCCTGGAGCGAGGACCTGCTGGATTATCTAGCATCGGACCTAATTGCGAGCGGCTACGACTTGAAAGCGACACTGCGGCGAATTGCGACGAGTGCCGCCTATCAATCGAGATCTGAAGTCATCGATGGACGCCCCTCCAGTGATGACTACGTGTTCCGTGGGCCGCGGGCGAGGAGGATGACGGCTGAGCAGTTTCTCGACAGTATTTGGCAGTTGACCGGAGATGCTCCTGGCAAGTTCGATGCCCCCATCGTTCGCCGTCTCGCTGATCTCGAAACAACGGATCGCTTCGAGCTCACTGGGGAGTGGATATGGGGACAGCTCACCAATGGAACGGTGCCTGGAAATCAAACCATCGTTCTGCGGAAAGAGATCCACCTGCCTGACTCAGCGATCGCGGGCGGTGCGGTGATTACCTGTGACAATCGGTTTGAACTGTTCATCAACCAAAAGCTGGTTAGCAAAAGCAGTGACTGGACAAAACCGCAGTCGGTTCATTTAGCTCAGCATCTCGCCAAGGGGAACAATGTTCTCGAGGCCGTCGTAACAAACGATACCGACAATCCTAACCCCGCGGGCTTTTTCTTCGACGCGCGAGTGGACCTGGCGGATGAGACACAGGTGTCGATCCAGTCCGACGGCACGTGGAAATATAGCAGTGAGGTACCATCGCCTCGTGATGATACGCTGCATGCAGATACGATTGGTAGAGATACGTGGCAGAGCGTCACGGTAGTTTCGCCGGTGGCTGCGTGGACGCGTGTGATCGAGGACCAAGGTTCCACGCTGCTCGCCGCTGCGGTCAGTGGTAGTGACACGCCCATGGTCCGCACTTCACTATTGAAGAATACGGCGCTAATGAAGTCCCTGGGACGTCCGATGCGTGAACAGATTGTGTCAATGCGACCCGATACGGTTACCACGCTTGAGGCGATTGACTTGGCCAACGAGCCGACTTTGGCGGGATCGTTTGCGATCGGCGCTCAACGCTTGCTCGCTGACAGCGAAAGCGATACAGATCGCTTGATTCAAAATCTCTTTCTCGCGGCACTCTCACGTCCACCCACTGTTCCAGAGCAAGGCCTATTGCGTGCCTCGCTCGGGGATCAGCCCAGCGTTGCCGACGTGCAAGACGCCATGTGGGCAGTTTGCATGTTGCCTGAATTCTTGACCGTTCGCTGA
- a CDS encoding DUF1501 domain-containing protein has product MNFETDPAAPESIVRRDFLRRLSAAGAAALAAGTPKVLADSTLGEIEHPRPTADACILLWMGGGMAAPDTFDPKRYMPFETGLSYKDMLSTFPAIDTAVDHIKICQGLENIAAVMDRGTLIRSHVQPDLGSILHSRHQFHWHTGYVPPQTVATPHLGAWMARVLGAPNPVMPAFINIGQRLEGVGESEELKAFTTGGFFGSEFGPMNLPYPDQAAVSVRPPKGMQSQRFADRNRLFRRLVDASPDRDRMSDYHQESMLQSMDAAYRLLSSDDRKAFDITLEPRDSYEKYDTGRFGQGCLLARRLVESGARFVEVTTEYVPFLNWDTHNDGHTTMQRMHREIDRPIAQLILDLEARNLLDRTLVIVASEFSRDALTEGQPGSNANDQARFKGDQMTELKHYGLHRHFTAGSSVLMFGGGIKRGHLHGATSPERPLVTIEDPVSIEDLHATIMTAMGISPRTGFEIEGRPFYVTSDGKGQSVERLFA; this is encoded by the coding sequence ATGAATTTCGAAACCGACCCAGCCGCCCCCGAATCGATTGTGCGACGTGATTTCTTGCGCCGGCTGTCAGCGGCAGGTGCGGCGGCCCTCGCAGCGGGGACGCCGAAGGTGCTCGCCGACAGCACACTAGGCGAAATCGAGCATCCTCGCCCTACCGCCGACGCGTGTATTTTGCTGTGGATGGGTGGTGGCATGGCGGCGCCGGACACATTTGACCCCAAACGGTACATGCCGTTTGAGACTGGCTTGTCTTACAAGGATATGCTCAGCACATTTCCCGCTATCGACACTGCGGTGGATCACATCAAGATTTGCCAAGGGCTCGAGAACATCGCTGCGGTCATGGACCGCGGCACGCTGATTCGTTCTCACGTGCAACCCGACCTGGGCAGTATTCTGCATTCACGCCACCAGTTTCACTGGCACACTGGTTATGTTCCCCCGCAAACAGTAGCGACACCACACCTCGGTGCGTGGATGGCAAGGGTGTTGGGAGCTCCTAACCCAGTGATGCCCGCCTTTATTAACATTGGTCAGCGTCTCGAGGGTGTCGGTGAGAGTGAGGAGCTGAAGGCGTTCACGACGGGCGGGTTCTTCGGTAGCGAATTCGGCCCCATGAATTTGCCGTACCCAGATCAAGCTGCGGTGTCCGTGCGCCCTCCTAAAGGTATGCAGTCGCAGCGGTTTGCCGACCGAAATCGCTTGTTCCGGCGATTGGTCGACGCTAGTCCCGATCGTGATCGGATGAGTGATTATCACCAGGAATCGATGCTGCAGTCGATGGATGCGGCCTATCGCCTGCTCAGTAGCGACGATCGAAAAGCGTTCGACATCACGCTGGAACCACGCGACAGCTATGAAAAGTACGACACGGGAAGGTTCGGTCAAGGTTGCCTGCTGGCGCGACGCCTGGTTGAGTCGGGTGCCCGCTTTGTCGAAGTGACAACGGAGTACGTTCCCTTTTTGAACTGGGACACTCACAACGACGGACACACAACGATGCAGCGAATGCACCGCGAGATCGATCGTCCGATCGCTCAGTTGATCCTGGATTTAGAAGCACGCAATCTGCTGGATCGAACCCTGGTCATCGTAGCGTCGGAATTCAGTCGGGATGCATTGACCGAGGGACAACCGGGCTCCAATGCAAACGACCAGGCCCGATTCAAAGGAGACCAGATGACCGAGTTGAAACACTATGGGTTGCACCGGCACTTCACGGCGGGATCAAGCGTGCTGATGTTTGGCGGAGGAATCAAACGCGGTCATCTTCACGGAGCGACCTCCCCTGAGCGACCGCTTGTCACGATCGAGGACCCCGTCAGCATCGAGGACCTGCATGCCACGATCATGACCGCCATGGGTATCAGCCCACGGACGGGCTTCGAGATTGAAGGACGGCCCTTCTATGTCACCAGCGACGGCAAAGGCCAAAGTGTCGAAAGGCTATTTGCATAG